In the Ignavibacteriales bacterium genome, AAAATTGATTTACACAATCTTTTAAATTTTCTTGCCCTTCGTATGGATAATCATGCTCAGTTCGAGATCCGCAGTTATGCAAATGTCATTGGCAATGAAATTGTTTCGAGATGGTGTCCGATAGCTTGGGAAGCATTTAAGGATTACAGAATGAACTCAATGAGTTTTTCTTCTCTTGAACTGCAGATACTTAAACAATTAGTAACCGGTAATAAACAAGCAGCACTTAAATTGGCGGAAGATTTCGGCTGGCTCAATAAAATTAATGATAAACTTTCCAAAAACCGTGAAAGAATTGAGATGGAGGAAAAGCTTATTGAGTTAGGTATTGAAAAGCCATGGTAAGAGAAAGATTCTTTTTGTGAATTAATTATTGGATTGTAGGTTTCTTTCGAGAAAAATATATCAACATCAGCTTTAGCGGGTATTAGTTATTGGAAAAAATAATTATCGCTGCCATTTCAAAGAACAACGTAATCGGGAAAGATGGCAAGGTACCTTGGCATTCTAAAGAAGAGTTACAGCATTTCAAACAAACTACAATGAGCTTTCCGGTAATAATGGGAAGAAAAACATGGGAAGCTATCGCTAAACCGCTCAAAGGAAGATTAAACGTAGTAATAACCCGCGATCAGAGTTTTTCAACGCAATTTCATGAAGTAATTGTTTTTCAGTCACTTCATCTTGCGTTTAGTTATTTTAGCACCAGCATTTATAATAAAGTGTTTATTATAGGAGGCGGTGAAATATTCTCGGAAGCTATTGATAAAGTTGATTCATTAATTTTATCTGAAATGAATTTTGAAACTGAAGGAGATATATTCTTTCCGGAAATTGACGGAACGAAATGGACACTTGATACAAACGAATTATTTACTGATTTCACAGTCCATCATTATATTAGAAAACAAAATTAGAAAGTATAGGTACTGATTGTCTCAGAAAATAAAAATATTACCGGAAATTCTTGCTAACAAAATAGCAGCCGGCGAAGTTGTAAACAGGCCTGAATCCGTTGTAAAAGAGTTAATGGAAAACGCGATTGATGCAGGAGCGTCAACTGTTGAAGTGATGATAAAAGGTGCAGGCAAAACTTTAATACAAGTTTTTGATGACGGCGAAGGAATGAGTGAGCAAGATGCGGTTCTTTCTATTCAAAGACATGCGACGAGTAAAATTACAACACTTGATGACCTTGAGGGAATTAGAACATTTGGTTTCAGAGGTGAAGCGTTGGCCTCAATTGCCGCTGTTAGTATTTTTGAATTGAAAACTGAACGTAGAGATGAAGAGCTAGGTACTTTCTTAAAGATTGATGAAAACTCCAACATCGTAAAAGAAAAAGGATCTTTTGCAAAAGGCACGTCTATCGCCGTGAAGAATCTTTTTTACAATGTTCCTGCACGCCGTAACTTCTTAAAGACTAATCAAACCGAACTTAAACATATTATTGAAACATTTAAGAAAATTTCTCTCAGTCATCCTGAAATTGCTTTCAAGTTTTACAACGATGATGATATAGTTTTCGATTTTCCTATCGGAACTATTCAAGAAAGAATGAAACATGTCTTTGCAGAGAATATTCTAGATGCAATTCTAGAAGTAAAAGAAATTACAGATTATATTTCCATCACAGGATTCGTAACCAAACCCGCCTATCTACGCAGAAGTAAAGGTGAACAATACTTTTTCCTGAACAAAAGATATGTACAAAGTAAAATTATTAATCATGCTGTTTTTACTGCTTATGAACACGTTCTGGAAAAAGGCGATTATCCATTCTTCGTTTTGTTCATGACAATTGATCAGAAAAAAGTGGATGTAAATGTTCATCCGTCAAAATTGGAAGTTAAGTTCGAAGATGAAAAAGAAATTTATTCTTTCGTTCAGGCTGTTATTAAAAAAACACTTGGAAGTTATGATCTTGTTCCTAACATAACTTTTGATGGGTCACAAACCGAGAAAGAATCTTTACGATACCGGAAATATTCTCCGAGTGATCGTCAAGATTTTAGCGACAGACCATTTACTGCCAGATCTAGTGATGGAGAACGCCGCGCTCCAATAATGAGCGAAGAAGAAATGGACCGGATGTTCGATGATCTGAATCAAGAAATAAAATCGTCAGCGCCATCTTCGCCGGTTTCTACTCCCTTCGATGAAAAACAAACAACGGAAGTTTATCATGAAAGCGGGATTTCACAAGAATTCGAGACACCGTTTCTAGTTTTGCTTCACAATAAATACATTCTATCACAAATAAAAAGCGGATTAATGATAATTGATGCTCACGTTGCCCATGAACGTATTCTTTATGAAGTAGCGATGCAATCTTTTGAAGCAAACATTCCGTTTGCACAGCATCTTCTTTTTCCGCAGACAGTGAATCTTGATCCGGCTGATTACCAGTTGATGAAAGAATTAGAACCTTATCTTACAAATCTGGGCTTTGAAATTAAATTCCAAGTAAAGAATAAAATTGTAATTGTTGGAATCCCATCGGATGTAAAAGTTGAATATGAAGTTGAAACGTTGCTGGATATTCTTAATGAGTATAGGAAAAACGAACAGCATAATCAGCTTGAAGTACGCGACAATCTTGCAAAATCTTTTTCATGCAAAGCAGCTATTAAAGCCGGAGATAAACTTACCGAAAAGGAAATGAGAATTCTTGTTGACAAACTTTTTGCAACGTCTATGCCATATGTTTGCCCACATGGCAGACCAATAGTAATAAAAATTCCTCTCGAAGAGTTTGATAAAAGATTTGGAAGGACTTGATCACTTTCGTATTTTTTCTACAATTCACTTTAGAAATATGAGTAATTCAATTTGAAAGTCGAGGTTTTAATGTCTTTAGATAAATATAATAAAGCAAAAAAAGCATACATTAATAAACTTTTGAAGTCGGATGAAACCGGAATGAAATTTTCTACAGTATCCGGCGAACCGATCAATCCGCTTTATACTCAAGATGATATTGGAAATAATAATCAACTTGAAGAAATTGGATTCCCGGGAGAATATCCTTACACACGGGGGATTCATACAAACGGTTACCGAGGGAAGAATTGGACAATGAGACAGTTCGCCGGATTCGGAACGCCTGAAGATACAAACCAGCGGTTCAAATATTTACTTGAGCATGGACAGACCGGACTTTCTGTTGCATTCGATCTTCCCACATTAATGGGGTGGGATGCAGATTCACCGATGAGTCAAGGCGAAGTAGGAATTTGCGGAGTTGCTGTCTCTTCACTTCAAGACATGGAAATTTTATTTGATGGTATTCCACTTGACAAAGTCTCAACATCAATGACGATCAATTCTCCGGCAGCAATGATCTTTGCATTTTATCTTGCAGTTGCTCAGAAGCAAGGAGTAAGTTTTGATAAACTTCGCGGCACTCTTCAAAACGATATTTTAAAAGAATACATAGCTCAGAAGGAATTTATTTTTCCACCGCGTCCTTCAATGAGAATTATAACTGATATGATAGAGTACTGTGCAAATGAAGTACCTCAATGGAACCCGGTTTCAATCAGCGGTTACCATATTAGAGAAGCCGGATCTACTGCTGCACAAGAACTTGCATATACTTTAGCGGATGGATTTGCATACATTGAAGCTTGTCTGGAAAGAGGAATGGATATAGATTCTTTTGCACCGCGTCTTTCATTTTTCTTTAACTCACATTTAGATTTCTTTGAAGAAATTGCAAAGTACCGTGCGGCAAGAAGAATTTATGCAAAGAGATTGCGTGAAAAATATGGAGCTAAAAATCCAAGATCGTGGTGGCTGCGGTTCCATACTCAAACTGCGGGATGCACATTAACCGCTCAGCAACCTGAAAACAATATTGTCCGCACTG is a window encoding:
- a CDS encoding dihydrofolate reductase; amino-acid sequence: MEKIIIAAISKNNVIGKDGKVPWHSKEELQHFKQTTMSFPVIMGRKTWEAIAKPLKGRLNVVITRDQSFSTQFHEVIVFQSLHLAFSYFSTSIYNKVFIIGGGEIFSEAIDKVDSLILSEMNFETEGDIFFPEIDGTKWTLDTNELFTDFTVHHYIRKQN
- the mutL gene encoding DNA mismatch repair endonuclease MutL → MSQKIKILPEILANKIAAGEVVNRPESVVKELMENAIDAGASTVEVMIKGAGKTLIQVFDDGEGMSEQDAVLSIQRHATSKITTLDDLEGIRTFGFRGEALASIAAVSIFELKTERRDEELGTFLKIDENSNIVKEKGSFAKGTSIAVKNLFYNVPARRNFLKTNQTELKHIIETFKKISLSHPEIAFKFYNDDDIVFDFPIGTIQERMKHVFAENILDAILEVKEITDYISITGFVTKPAYLRRSKGEQYFFLNKRYVQSKIINHAVFTAYEHVLEKGDYPFFVLFMTIDQKKVDVNVHPSKLEVKFEDEKEIYSFVQAVIKKTLGSYDLVPNITFDGSQTEKESLRYRKYSPSDRQDFSDRPFTARSSDGERRAPIMSEEEMDRMFDDLNQEIKSSAPSSPVSTPFDEKQTTEVYHESGISQEFETPFLVLLHNKYILSQIKSGLMIIDAHVAHERILYEVAMQSFEANIPFAQHLLFPQTVNLDPADYQLMKELEPYLTNLGFEIKFQVKNKIVIVGIPSDVKVEYEVETLLDILNEYRKNEQHNQLEVRDNLAKSFSCKAAIKAGDKLTEKEMRILVDKLFATSMPYVCPHGRPIVIKIPLEEFDKRFGRT
- a CDS encoding methylmalonyl-CoA mutase family protein, whose protein sequence is MSLDKYNKAKKAYINKLLKSDETGMKFSTVSGEPINPLYTQDDIGNNNQLEEIGFPGEYPYTRGIHTNGYRGKNWTMRQFAGFGTPEDTNQRFKYLLEHGQTGLSVAFDLPTLMGWDADSPMSQGEVGICGVAVSSLQDMEILFDGIPLDKVSTSMTINSPAAMIFAFYLAVAQKQGVSFDKLRGTLQNDILKEYIAQKEFIFPPRPSMRIITDMIEYCANEVPQWNPVSISGYHIREAGSTAAQELAYTLADGFAYIEACLERGMDIDSFAPRLSFFFNSHLDFFEEIAKYRAARRIYAKRLREKYGAKNPRSWWLRFHTQTAGCTLTAQQPENNIVRTAFQAMAAVLGGTQSLHTNSMDETLALPSEKAVKIALRTQQILAYETGIINTVDPLGGSYFVESLTNKMETEANRIFGEIDSLGGVIDAIEHGYFQKNIADSAYRYQRELEKKEKFIVGINEFVEEESKIDIPILTISPDVEIQQKKRLAELHQSRNQNEVEISLKEISEAALNGNNLMPVFVKAANNYVTLGEMVGELKQHFGTYEETVVF